A genome region from Flavobacterium sp. includes the following:
- a CDS encoding T9SS sorting signal type C domain-containing protein: MIKKLLYTLTFLVSFYNQALFAQQGKVDITFNTIDDGQKGDGFNSIVRTLLLQPDNNLIVGGDYTSLNGIPCSHLTRLLPDGTIDESFNTGTGFVGNVYSSNVQPDGKILVGGNFSSYNGTNAGRLIRLNHDGTQDLTFNTSIGAQTGIIHDIALQSDGKIIIVGTITKYNNTTINRIARLLPNGSLDSSFLIGTGASVSITNVKVLPDDKILLTGNFESFNNIPSKRIIRLNADGSVDSSFDTGTGFDNNVNAIEIQTDGKILLGGSFTSYNEITANRIVRLNPDGTRDLSFLGSGFSNNVVQVIKTDSSGNIMIGGSFTGKYEGSDAPRLIFLNPDGTPKTNFDLDAGPAATVWALANDAEGSWFIGGTFSVFDGQNQGRLAKVNFEGEADTGYLASGIGFDNSVFKIIALQNKKAMVFGSFTKFNDNPAFRIARLLEDGSFDNEFNSGGKSANNIIKTAVLQSDGKMILGGNFTSYNEQLYNRIVRIFPDGSIDNTFNAGSGFNGQINSMALQSDGKIIIAGSFTRFNNDSSVIRIVRLMPDGSRDFSFNPGTGTEAAIEEMLIQPDGKILVGGRFTTFNGRDFLHLVRLNTDGSIDTSFNIREGFDKNVYSLALQSDGKIIVGGSFLTYNKVSQKRILRLNSDGSLDTGFDSGIGFNKGEVRSILVQPDDRLLVGGSFSGTYKNKTSLRLIRLLKTGDYDPSFDAGLNNKLFALSITADHKLLIGGNFNSVSGISKHRICRLKLCLESTTWNGISWSNGYPSGGKETFFKESFPNLISSNVCSCTIDEGKKVTLLSGNTLGIEFSYTGLGTLILEDSASLYQYDDDIVNTGGIQVKRKTKPVLKFDYTYWSSPVQNQTLFNLSPNTLSDKYLSYNSIYNGWIIEDPQTNMIQGKGYAVRAPQEFSNTDRSVYEAVFTGIPNNGKVEINFEEANKFQLIGNPYPSAINADLFLNKNEFKTKGALYFWTHNTPIANREYTSDDYAVYNLVGGVGTKAVSNGINETVPDGKIGSGQAFFVKSNQTGKIEFSCSMRIPEKSNTFFKPAALETNENKTETEKHRLWLNLKNEKGAFKQILVGYLPKATNNFDINYDAESFNGNSYVDFYSICDSKKLVIQGRALPFEENDEIILGYKTVIAESFIIAIDHADGDLKNQTIYLEDKLTNNISDLTSKDYTFNSEIGTFTDRFVLRFENKKLNTDHFNETKDEVWISVKNKIITIKSESTVLNSIMIYNINGEMIYEKNKLDDTQFEISNLKSADNVLLIKTNLKDGRSIVKKVIF, encoded by the coding sequence TTGATAAAAAAATTACTCTACACATTAACTTTTCTGGTTTCTTTTTATAATCAGGCGCTATTTGCCCAGCAGGGAAAAGTAGATATCACATTCAATACTATCGATGATGGACAAAAAGGCGATGGGTTTAACAGTATTGTACGAACCCTGCTTTTACAACCCGATAATAATCTCATCGTAGGAGGTGATTATACAAGCTTAAACGGAATTCCCTGCTCCCACTTAACCCGTTTGCTGCCCGACGGAACAATAGACGAAAGTTTTAATACAGGAACAGGTTTTGTAGGTAACGTTTACTCTTCTAATGTGCAGCCAGATGGAAAAATATTAGTGGGAGGAAACTTTTCCAGTTACAACGGAACTAACGCAGGCCGACTCATTCGCTTAAATCATGACGGTACACAAGATCTTACTTTCAACACTTCGATAGGAGCTCAAACAGGGATAATCCATGACATTGCTTTACAATCTGACGGTAAAATTATTATTGTCGGAACTATTACTAAATACAACAATACAACCATAAACAGAATTGCCCGCCTTTTGCCAAACGGCTCTTTAGATTCTTCTTTTTTAATTGGAACAGGAGCTTCAGTCAGTATTACAAATGTTAAGGTTTTACCTGATGATAAAATCCTGCTTACCGGAAATTTTGAATCATTCAACAACATTCCTTCAAAAAGAATCATCCGTTTAAACGCTGATGGAAGTGTAGATTCAAGTTTTGATACAGGAACCGGTTTCGATAATAATGTAAATGCCATAGAAATACAAACGGATGGTAAGATACTTTTAGGCGGAAGTTTTACATCTTATAATGAAATTACGGCGAATAGAATTGTGCGTTTAAATCCTGACGGTACACGAGATCTCAGTTTTCTTGGGTCAGGCTTTAGTAATAACGTGGTTCAGGTAATCAAAACAGATAGTTCAGGAAATATAATGATAGGCGGATCTTTTACAGGAAAATATGAAGGATCAGATGCCCCCAGACTCATTTTTTTAAATCCAGACGGAACTCCTAAAACTAATTTTGATTTAGATGCAGGCCCGGCAGCGACCGTTTGGGCTCTTGCTAATGATGCAGAAGGATCATGGTTTATAGGAGGAACATTTTCGGTTTTTGATGGCCAAAATCAGGGAAGACTGGCAAAGGTTAATTTTGAAGGAGAAGCAGATACAGGCTATTTGGCATCCGGAATTGGCTTTGATAATTCGGTTTTTAAAATCATTGCTTTACAGAACAAAAAGGCAATGGTATTTGGCAGTTTTACAAAATTTAATGATAACCCGGCTTTTAGAATTGCCAGACTTTTAGAAGATGGTTCTTTTGATAATGAATTTAATTCAGGAGGAAAATCAGCAAATAACATAATCAAAACAGCAGTTCTGCAATCAGACGGCAAAATGATTTTAGGCGGGAACTTTACTTCTTATAATGAACAATTGTATAATCGTATTGTTCGAATTTTTCCAGACGGATCGATAGACAATACCTTTAATGCAGGTTCAGGATTTAACGGTCAAATTAATTCGATGGCATTACAATCTGATGGTAAAATTATAATTGCAGGAAGCTTTACCCGCTTTAATAATGACTCTTCTGTAATAAGAATTGTGAGGCTTATGCCAGACGGATCAAGAGATTTTAGTTTTAATCCGGGTACAGGAACTGAAGCTGCCATAGAAGAAATGCTGATTCAGCCCGATGGAAAAATTTTAGTAGGAGGGCGATTTACAACTTTTAACGGACGTGATTTTCTGCATTTAGTTCGTTTAAATACTGACGGAAGTATCGATACAAGTTTTAATATCAGAGAAGGATTCGATAAAAATGTCTACTCACTAGCCTTACAGTCAGACGGAAAAATAATTGTAGGAGGCTCTTTTCTAACCTATAATAAAGTCTCACAAAAGAGAATACTTCGATTAAATTCAGATGGAAGTTTAGATACTGGTTTTGACTCTGGAATTGGGTTTAATAAAGGAGAAGTTCGTTCTATTTTAGTTCAGCCCGATGATCGCCTTTTAGTGGGAGGATCTTTTTCAGGAACTTACAAAAACAAAACATCTTTAAGATTAATCAGGTTATTAAAAACAGGAGATTATGATCCTTCTTTTGATGCAGGTCTCAATAATAAACTTTTCGCATTAAGTATTACAGCAGATCATAAACTTTTGATAGGCGGAAATTTTAATTCCGTTTCAGGAATTTCTAAACACAGAATCTGCCGTTTAAAACTCTGCTTGGAATCGACTACATGGAATGGAATTTCGTGGTCAAACGGCTATCCTTCCGGAGGAAAAGAAACCTTTTTTAAAGAAAGTTTTCCAAATTTAATTTCCTCGAATGTTTGCAGCTGCACAATTGATGAAGGAAAAAAAGTAACGCTTTTAAGCGGAAACACTTTAGGAATTGAATTTTCATATACAGGTTTGGGGACTTTAATTTTAGAAGACTCGGCAAGTTTATATCAATACGATGATGATATTGTAAACACAGGAGGTATTCAGGTAAAAAGGAAAACAAAACCGGTTTTAAAATTCGATTATACCTATTGGTCTTCTCCTGTACAAAATCAAACTTTATTTAACCTTTCACCAAACACATTATCGGATAAATATCTTTCATACAATTCTATTTATAATGGTTGGATAATAGAAGATCCTCAAACCAATATGATTCAGGGAAAAGGATATGCTGTAAGAGCACCTCAGGAATTCTCTAATACTGATCGTTCTGTATACGAAGCTGTTTTTACAGGAATTCCGAATAATGGTAAAGTGGAAATTAATTTTGAAGAAGCCAATAAATTTCAATTAATAGGAAATCCGTATCCATCGGCAATTAATGCAGATCTTTTTCTTAATAAAAATGAATTCAAAACCAAAGGAGCACTCTATTTCTGGACACACAATACGCCCATTGCCAATAGAGAATATACATCAGATGATTATGCCGTTTATAATTTAGTGGGCGGTGTTGGTACAAAAGCGGTATCAAACGGAATAAACGAAACAGTTCCGGATGGAAAAATAGGCTCTGGTCAGGCATTTTTTGTAAAAAGTAATCAAACCGGAAAGATTGAATTTAGTTGTAGTATGAGAATACCTGAAAAAAGCAATACTTTCTTTAAACCGGCAGCACTAGAAACAAATGAAAACAAAACCGAGACAGAAAAGCATCGTTTATGGTTGAATCTTAAAAATGAAAAAGGAGCATTTAAGCAGATTTTAGTAGGATACCTTCCAAAAGCAACCAACAATTTTGATATAAATTATGATGCTGAATCTTTTAACGGAAACAGTTATGTTGATTTTTATAGCATTTGCGATAGCAAAAAATTAGTCATTCAGGGTAGAGCATTACCATTTGAAGAAAACGATGAAATTATTTTAGGGTATAAAACCGTAATAGCAGAAAGCTTCATTATTGCAATAGATCATGCCGATGGAGATTTGAAAAATCAAACTATTTATTTAGAAGATAAACTAACAAATAATATATCCGATCTTACCTCAAAAGATTACACATTTAATAGTGAGATAGGAACATTTACAGACAGATTTGTTCTTCGTTTTGAAAACAAAAAACTCAATACAGATCATTTTAATGAAACTAAAGACGAAGTTTGGATTTCTGTAAAAAACAAAATTATTACAATAAAATCAGAAAGTACTGTTTTGAATAGTATAATGATTTACAATATAAATGGCGAGATGATTTACGAAAAAAACAAACTAGATGATACTCAGTTTGAAATATCAAATTTAAAATCAGCTGATAACGTTTTACTTATCAAAACAAACTTAAAAGACGGTCGTTCGATAGTGAAAAAAGTAATTTTTTGA
- a CDS encoding T9SS sorting signal type C domain-containing protein translates to MPQKLLLFTRSLLKRIAFAFLLISLKTSAQLTASSRIYTDWNGYWTSNSTTGVGNRPDRENNLLGFSWNGTTYSTGVNDAVLTSHSVTFSAQKFRALKIQTLGSTTSSYFLQGSMIDGSASTATLIPALAGSTATGAELASRLTDGASGLSIGTGVANIKAGTAEFKVGTNNLNLAGIGDGVPDLIVTQVADPGGTPDTFKFIDASGNTVGTELSIKFDAVTAIGTYSLDLFKMDGTLGFAAASTRDIRMLAIETSQFGINSGNAAQVDRFVVTFSGSSDCAFIAFNTNSLKIAELSLIKTASIATCGKVGDVINYTFNVKNTGEVPITDVHVSDPMPGVTITGNPIASLAAGATATLTGTYTITAADVNLGRVVNSAKVMGTDPSLNVVEDISGQTYTDNISTSIDLLAPPTIGTVSDITCTALGSIVLNNLPSTGTWTIERTPGGTTYTGTGTSTTISGLAANTYTFRVTNSTGCKSPASLGGTVTDQSSTTWNGTAWSNGTPTASKRAVFAGAFPITADLTACSCTINNGVNLTVPSGRTLTITNAVTVNSGGSLTFDNNASLVQTTNAVNSGNVTYKRDTQPVRRMDFTYWSTPVTATPSYTLHDLSPTTLADKYYSYNASGSAWVINYNGTLPMVPGQGYIVRAPQGFDLVTSSVYSATFTGVPNNGNITVTPVATKWNLIGNPYPSAIDADMVITNTGTGALYFWTHNSPPNGSVVGDAKYNYTTNDYAVYTLTGSTGTASGAATHLGKIAAGQAFFFKASTGNNIVFTNSMRVAGNNSQFFKTTQTNIEKNRLWLNFSNAEGAYKQALIGYIEGATNSFDQNYDAATLNGNTFVDFYSINDAKKLTVQGRAIPFEEEDVIPLGYKTTAAGEFTIAIDHTDGLFDGQKVYLEDKVNSVIHDLKAGDYKFTTEIGTFTDRFNLRYTNKTLGTGDFENVKDGLLVSVKDKIIKVTSSKENIKEVNIYDITGKLLYNKKKVGALELSISNLQSSNQVLLVKVTLENDFTTTRKIIIK, encoded by the coding sequence ATGCCCCAAAAATTACTTTTGTTTACCCGTTCTTTACTAAAAAGAATAGCATTTGCATTCTTATTGATTTCCTTAAAAACATCAGCTCAGTTAACAGCGTCTTCCAGAATCTATACGGATTGGAATGGCTATTGGACTTCAAATTCTACAACTGGAGTTGGTAATCGCCCAGACAGAGAAAACAACTTATTAGGTTTTAGCTGGAATGGCACAACGTATTCAACTGGTGTAAATGATGCAGTCCTTACCTCGCATTCTGTAACATTCAGTGCACAAAAATTTAGAGCTTTAAAAATTCAGACACTTGGTTCAACAACAAGTTCTTACTTTCTGCAAGGTTCAATGATAGACGGATCAGCGAGTACAGCAACTTTAATTCCTGCTTTAGCCGGTTCAACAGCTACAGGTGCAGAACTTGCCTCAAGATTAACTGATGGCGCAAGCGGTCTGTCAATTGGTACAGGAGTTGCGAATATAAAAGCCGGAACAGCAGAATTTAAAGTAGGAACCAATAACCTGAATCTTGCCGGTATTGGCGATGGAGTTCCTGATTTAATTGTAACACAGGTTGCAGATCCAGGAGGAACACCAGATACTTTTAAATTTATTGATGCCTCAGGAAATACTGTTGGAACTGAATTGTCTATAAAATTTGACGCGGTTACCGCAATAGGTACATATAGTCTAGACCTTTTTAAAATGGATGGTACTTTAGGATTTGCTGCAGCATCAACCAGAGATATCAGAATGTTAGCGATTGAGACCAGCCAATTTGGAATAAACTCTGGAAATGCCGCTCAGGTTGATCGTTTCGTTGTCACTTTTTCAGGAAGTTCAGATTGTGCTTTTATTGCGTTCAATACGAATTCATTAAAAATTGCAGAATTAAGTCTTATAAAAACGGCTTCTATCGCAACTTGCGGTAAAGTTGGAGATGTAATCAACTATACTTTTAATGTAAAAAATACAGGAGAAGTTCCTATTACTGATGTTCATGTATCCGATCCTATGCCGGGTGTAACGATAACCGGAAATCCAATTGCCAGTTTGGCAGCAGGAGCAACAGCAACTTTAACCGGAACTTATACCATTACCGCTGCCGATGTAAATTTAGGAAGAGTCGTTAATTCTGCTAAAGTTATGGGAACAGATCCATCATTAAACGTAGTTGAAGATATTTCCGGACAAACTTATACAGACAATATTTCAACTTCTATAGATTTATTAGCACCACCAACTATTGGCACTGTAAGTGATATTACATGTACAGCTTTAGGAAGTATAGTACTAAATAATCTTCCATCAACAGGAACCTGGACTATCGAAAGAACTCCCGGAGGTACTACTTATACAGGTACTGGAACTAGTACCACAATTTCCGGACTTGCCGCAAACACTTATACTTTTAGAGTAACCAATAGTACAGGCTGTAAGTCACCAGCAAGTTTGGGAGGAACTGTTACAGATCAGTCTTCAACAACATGGAACGGAACAGCTTGGTCAAACGGAACTCCAACAGCTTCAAAAAGAGCTGTTTTTGCGGGAGCTTTTCCAATAACTGCAGATTTAACTGCCTGCTCTTGTACTATTAACAACGGCGTAAATTTAACTGTTCCATCAGGACGAACGTTAACAATTACAAATGCAGTAACCGTAAATTCAGGCGGCTCTTTAACATTCGACAACAATGCAAGTTTGGTGCAGACTACAAATGCAGTAAACAGCGGAAACGTTACTTATAAAAGAGATACACAGCCGGTACGCCGTATGGATTTTACATATTGGTCTACACCAGTAACTGCAACCCCATCTTATACACTACATGATTTATCGCCAACAACACTGGCTGATAAATATTACAGCTATAATGCAAGCGGATCAGCGTGGGTTATTAATTATAACGGAACTTTACCGATGGTGCCTGGACAAGGATATATTGTAAGAGCACCACAGGGATTTGATTTGGTAACATCATCCGTTTATTCAGCAACTTTTACAGGAGTTCCAAATAATGGAAATATCACAGTTACTCCAGTTGCCACAAAATGGAATTTAATTGGAAATCCATATCCATCAGCAATCGATGCTGATATGGTTATTACGAATACAGGAACAGGAGCATTATATTTCTGGACACACAATTCACCGCCAAACGGAAGCGTAGTTGGAGATGCTAAATACAATTATACTACGAATGACTATGCAGTATATACTTTAACAGGAAGCACAGGAACAGCAAGTGGCGCAGCTACTCACTTAGGAAAAATTGCTGCAGGTCAGGCTTTTTTCTTTAAAGCGAGCACAGGAAATAATATTGTTTTCACAAACAGTATGAGAGTTGCCGGAAACAACAGTCAGTTCTTTAAAACTACTCAAACTAATATCGAAAAAAATCGATTATGGCTGAATTTCTCTAATGCAGAAGGAGCGTACAAACAAGCCTTAATTGGTTATATTGAAGGTGCAACAAACAGCTTTGATCAAAACTATGATGCAGCTACTCTTAACGGAAATACTTTCGTAGATTTTTACAGTATCAATGATGCTAAAAAATTAACCGTTCAGGGGCGTGCCATTCCTTTTGAAGAAGAAGACGTGATTCCGTTGGGATATAAAACAACCGCAGCAGGAGAATTTACAATCGCAATAGATCACACAGACGGATTGTTTGACGGTCAAAAAGTATATTTAGAAGATAAAGTAAACAGCGTTATTCACGATTTAAAAGCTGGAGATTATAAATTTACGACCGAAATAGGAACTTTTACAGATCGTTTTAATCTTCGTTATACTAACAAAACATTAGGTACAGGAGATTTTGAAAATGTAAAAGACGGTCTTTTGGTTTCTGTAAAAGATAAAATCATAAAAGTAACTTCTTCAAAAGAAAACATTAAAGAAGTAAACATATACGATATTACCGGAAAGCTTTTATATAATAAAAAGAAAGTAGGAGCTTTAGAATTATCAATCTCAAATCTGCAATCTTCTAATCAGGTTTTATTAGTAAAAGTTACGCTCGAAAATGATTTTACTACTACAAGAAAAATCATTATTAAATAA